The following coding sequences are from one Chloroflexota bacterium window:
- a CDS encoding ABC transporter ATP-binding protein, whose amino-acid sequence MISVENLTKYYGNTLAIADVTFEVRLGEILGFLGPNGAGKTTTMRILGGFLPATSGTAKVAGYDVFTQSLDVRKRIGYLPETVPLYPEMTVYAYLDFMAKLKGLNSKQRRRRISEVMEQVHIGEVSNTTIAKLSKGYRQRVGLAQALVHDPAVLILDEPTVGLDPRQIIETRQLIKGLAGERTVILSTHILPEVSMTCNRVVIINDGRVVAVDTPENLTQRLRGSEHVALEVRGPSAEVNRALQALPGVLRVESEGEQRYVVECSVDSHVVEQIAATIVGNGWGLRQLQPLGMSLEEIFLRLTTTEEVTVQ is encoded by the coding sequence ATGATAAGTGTTGAGAATCTGACTAAATACTATGGGAACACGCTGGCTATCGCCGACGTGACTTTTGAGGTTAGACTGGGGGAAATTCTCGGTTTCCTGGGACCAAACGGTGCAGGTAAAACTACCACCATGCGCATTCTGGGTGGTTTTCTCCCCGCAACCAGTGGCACGGCAAAGGTAGCCGGCTATGATGTGTTCACACAGTCTCTTGATGTTCGAAAACGAATCGGCTATCTGCCTGAGACGGTACCGCTCTACCCAGAGATGACCGTCTATGCCTATCTGGATTTCATGGCCAAACTTAAGGGGCTTAACTCCAAGCAAAGACGTCGCCGAATCAGTGAGGTGATGGAGCAAGTCCACATCGGGGAGGTCAGCAATACGACGATCGCTAAGCTTTCTAAGGGTTATCGTCAACGTGTTGGTTTAGCTCAAGCCCTTGTTCACGATCCAGCGGTATTAATCTTGGATGAGCCGACGGTAGGGCTTGACCCAAGGCAAATTATTGAGACGCGTCAGCTGATTAAGGGGCTGGCTGGAGAACGTACAGTTATCCTGAGCACGCATATCCTCCCAGAGGTCAGTATGACCTGTAACCGCGTGGTTATCATTAACGATGGCCGGGTGGTGGCTGTTGATACACCGGAGAATCTAACGCAACGCTTGAGGGGTTCGGAACATGTCGCGCTTGAAGTGCGCGGTCCATCTGCGGAAGTTAATCGAGCCCTCCAGGCGCTACCCGGAGTCTTACGGGTAGAGAGCGAAGGTGAGCAGCGCTATGTGGTTGAATGTTCCGTAGATTCCCATGTAGTGGAACAGATAGCGGCGACAATCGTCGGAAATGGCTGGGGATTGCGCCAGCTACAACCATTGGGTATGAGCCTTGAGGAGATATTCCTCAGGTTAACGACTACAGAAGAGGTGACGGTTCAATGA